A genomic segment from Streptomyces sp. NBC_00654 encodes:
- a CDS encoding branched-chain amino acid ABC transporter permease encodes MTDVRPPAGSTAGSAESFTGRLRRPRTYVLLIGSVLLLVLPFYLDRFWLQAGLFAMAAAIGAIGINLLTGATGQLSMGHAFFLAVGAYGYCVLAGGSGTENGHALSGLGLPTWLAAILAVLLAGAAGGIFSPIAGRLRGAYLGIATLALIFIGQHVLFNAGSFTGGFNGRAVPPLSVFGFTFDDSELVVAAVPFQSAEKLWYVALLALLLSGLFARGVLRGRPGRAMNAIRDHRIAAGVMGVPVARYRAGVFVLSSMYAGLAGVLLALLFQRTVPEYFGMILSLEYLAMIVIGGLGSVAGAVVGAAFVSLLPQVLTHYSDSLPLVSAPGTGGLAPGEASRYLYGAAVVAVVLFLPGGIARLKNSGEKK; translated from the coding sequence GTGACGGACGTTCGTCCCCCGGCGGGGAGCACCGCCGGGTCCGCGGAGAGCTTCACCGGCCGGCTGCGCCGCCCCCGTACGTACGTCCTGCTGATCGGCTCGGTCCTGCTGCTGGTCCTCCCGTTCTACCTGGACCGCTTCTGGCTCCAGGCCGGGCTGTTCGCGATGGCCGCCGCGATCGGGGCCATCGGCATCAACCTGCTCACCGGAGCCACCGGCCAGCTCTCCATGGGCCACGCCTTCTTCCTCGCCGTGGGCGCCTACGGCTACTGCGTCCTGGCGGGCGGGAGCGGCACCGAGAACGGGCACGCGCTCAGCGGCCTGGGGCTTCCGACCTGGCTCGCGGCGATCCTCGCCGTGCTGCTGGCGGGGGCCGCGGGCGGGATCTTCAGCCCCATCGCGGGCCGGCTGCGCGGCGCGTACCTCGGTATCGCCACGCTCGCGCTGATCTTCATCGGCCAGCATGTGCTGTTCAACGCGGGCTCGTTCACCGGTGGCTTCAACGGCCGTGCCGTACCGCCGCTCTCGGTGTTCGGCTTCACCTTCGACGACAGCGAACTCGTCGTCGCCGCCGTGCCGTTCCAGTCCGCCGAGAAGCTCTGGTACGTCGCCCTGCTCGCTCTGCTCCTCAGCGGACTGTTCGCCCGCGGAGTGCTGCGCGGCAGGCCGGGCCGGGCGATGAACGCCATCCGGGACCACCGGATCGCCGCGGGCGTGATGGGCGTGCCCGTGGCCCGCTACCGGGCCGGGGTCTTCGTCCTGTCCTCGATGTACGCGGGCCTGGCGGGCGTCCTGCTCGCCCTGCTCTTCCAGCGGACCGTGCCCGAGTACTTCGGCATGATCCTCTCGCTCGAATACCTTGCCATGATCGTCATCGGCGGGCTCGGCAGCGTCGCCGGAGCGGTCGTCGGCGCGGCCTTCGTCTCCCTGCTCCCGCAGGTGCTCACTCACTACAGCGACTCCCTCCCGCTCGTCTCCGCGCCCGGTACGGGCGGGCTGGCACCGGGTGAGGCGTCCCGCTATCTGTACGGCGCCGCGGTGGTCGCGGTGGTCCTGTTCCTGCCCGGCGGCATCGCGCGTCTGAAGAATTCTGGGGAGAAGAAATGA
- a CDS encoding ABC transporter substrate-binding protein produces the protein MKLRALTAVVAALTVTLVGCSGKATEGDGGEKDKSGMKTGEGVSSEKISLGALTDMTGVYASLGKSVTQAQQLWVEQTNAAGGICDRKIELTVRDHGYDPQKAIAAYTELEPEVLGFTQFIGSPFVAAVEQRIDGQDKGLVLPQAWSASLLGSSYVRVIGATYDIETINLIDYLLAEKRIAKGDRIGHVYFEGDYGENALAGSKHAAKELGLTVVEQKIKPTDNDMTAQVAALKQAGVKAVVVSAGPRQAASLVGVAAATGFDVPVVGNNSAFAPQLLKTQAGPALLKDYYVAASTLPIGDPGTGPAKLAKEYAAQYPKDGLDNGVVAGYTAASLYGEALKKACGSKDLTRAGVDKALLTIKGYGAEFGMSHDFSDPAAPSTRQSVIMKPDAKIPGGLKVIRPAAVATAAESFTMKP, from the coding sequence ATGAAACTGAGAGCACTCACGGCCGTGGTCGCGGCCCTCACCGTCACCCTCGTGGGATGCAGTGGAAAGGCCACCGAGGGGGACGGCGGCGAGAAGGACAAGAGCGGGATGAAGACCGGAGAGGGAGTCAGCTCCGAGAAGATCTCCCTCGGCGCACTGACCGATATGACGGGGGTTTACGCCTCGCTCGGCAAGAGCGTCACCCAGGCCCAGCAGCTGTGGGTGGAGCAGACCAACGCCGCGGGCGGAATCTGCGACCGGAAGATCGAACTGACCGTCCGTGACCACGGCTACGACCCGCAGAAGGCCATCGCCGCCTACACCGAACTGGAGCCGGAGGTACTGGGCTTCACCCAGTTCATCGGCTCCCCGTTCGTCGCCGCGGTGGAGCAGCGCATCGACGGCCAGGACAAGGGACTCGTCCTTCCGCAGGCCTGGTCGGCGAGCCTGCTCGGCTCCAGCTACGTACGGGTCATCGGGGCCACGTACGACATCGAGACGATCAACCTGATCGACTATCTGCTCGCCGAGAAGCGCATCGCCAAGGGCGACAGGATCGGCCATGTCTACTTCGAGGGCGACTACGGCGAGAACGCCCTCGCCGGGTCGAAGCACGCGGCGAAGGAACTGGGCCTCACCGTCGTCGAGCAGAAGATCAAGCCGACCGACAACGACATGACCGCCCAGGTCGCCGCACTCAAGCAGGCAGGCGTGAAGGCGGTCGTCGTGAGCGCCGGTCCGCGCCAGGCGGCCTCGCTCGTCGGGGTGGCCGCGGCCACCGGCTTCGATGTCCCGGTCGTCGGCAACAACTCGGCGTTCGCGCCGCAGCTGCTGAAGACCCAGGCGGGCCCGGCCCTGCTCAAGGACTACTACGTCGCCGCCTCCACCCTGCCGATCGGCGACCCGGGCACGGGTCCGGCCAAGCTCGCCAAGGAGTACGCGGCGCAGTACCCCAAGGACGGGCTCGACAACGGCGTCGTCGCCGGATACACGGCGGCGTCCCTCTACGGCGAGGCGCTGAAGAAGGCGTGCGGGTCCAAGGACCTCACGCGCGCGGGGGTGGACAAGGCGCTGCTCACGATCAAGGGGTACGGAGCGGAGTTCGGGATGTCGCACGACTTCTCGGACCCGGCGGCGCCGTCCACCCGGCAGAGCGTCATCATGAAGCCCGACGCGAAGATCCCCGGTGGCCTCAAGGTGATCCGCCCGGCCGCGGTGGCCACGGCGGCCGAGTCCTTCACGATGAAGCCCTGA
- a CDS encoding DHA2 family efflux MFS transporter permease subunit, with translation MRDPSATRRWLGLIAIALGVALIVVDTTIVNVIVPSVIEDLDADSAQAQWIQESYAIVCAALLLLVGRFADILGARRIFLAGVVLFGATSVMAGLAPSGGLLILARFLQGVAAAMILPTSLSLLNATFTGKARGQAFAVWGSTIGAASALGPLLGGWLAEHASWRWAFGINVPLSALIVVGAVLYLAPSPRTGGRIDGIGAALSVLGLGTLAFGLVEGRTYGWLGTVEPLHVLGFTWSGGPSPVLVALVIAALSLFAFVRRQSALTRSGDPSRALMDVRLFSVASFRNGNIATLIIGLGEFGIIAVLPLWLQFTLGYSALQAGLALVPVAVGSFVASGASFGMAARVAALGQVRIGLALEVAGLAGLGLIAATDSPWWTVALVLFLYGIGVGFATAQVTNVVLADVPHHSAGQGSGIQSSFRQLGSALGIAVLTTVFLSALSSRLHDRLATAGLPPAQADRLTAAVTDSAGAAIGPLSAHPQTAAVADAARSAMTEGLALGSYLAAGFVVLGLVATALIPAARGTRATAKAGESDAAAAPAAVTGTGTGTGTGTGTGIGPHPEKESAPARP, from the coding sequence ATGCGTGACCCGTCCGCCACTCGGCGCTGGCTCGGTCTGATCGCCATCGCCCTGGGGGTGGCACTGATCGTGGTCGACACCACGATCGTCAACGTGATCGTCCCCTCGGTCATCGAGGACCTGGACGCCGACTCGGCCCAGGCGCAGTGGATCCAGGAGTCGTACGCCATCGTCTGCGCGGCGCTGCTCCTGCTCGTCGGCCGCTTCGCCGACATCCTCGGCGCCCGCAGGATCTTCCTCGCGGGTGTCGTGCTGTTCGGCGCGACCAGCGTGATGGCCGGGCTGGCCCCCTCGGGCGGCCTGCTCATCCTGGCCCGCTTCCTCCAGGGCGTGGCGGCGGCGATGATCCTGCCGACCTCGCTCTCCCTGCTGAACGCGACCTTCACCGGCAAGGCGCGCGGCCAGGCGTTCGCCGTGTGGGGCTCGACCATCGGCGCCGCCTCCGCGCTGGGCCCGCTGCTCGGCGGCTGGCTCGCCGAACACGCCTCCTGGCGCTGGGCGTTCGGCATCAATGTGCCGCTCTCGGCACTGATCGTCGTCGGCGCCGTGCTGTACCTGGCGCCCTCGCCCCGTACCGGGGGACGCATCGACGGCATCGGCGCGGCCCTGTCCGTCCTCGGTCTGGGAACACTCGCGTTCGGCCTCGTCGAGGGGCGTACCTACGGCTGGCTCGGCACGGTCGAGCCGCTGCACGTCCTCGGCTTCACCTGGAGCGGCGGGCCTTCCCCGGTGCTGGTCGCGCTGGTGATCGCCGCGCTGTCCCTGTTCGCCTTCGTCCGCCGTCAGTCGGCCCTCACCCGGAGCGGCGATCCCTCCCGGGCCCTGATGGACGTCCGGCTGTTCTCCGTCGCCTCGTTCCGGAACGGCAACATCGCCACCCTGATCATCGGCCTCGGCGAGTTCGGCATCATCGCGGTGCTCCCCCTGTGGCTCCAGTTCACGCTCGGCTACAGCGCCCTGCAGGCGGGGCTCGCCCTGGTCCCGGTGGCGGTGGGGAGTTTCGTCGCGAGCGGCGCGAGCTTCGGCATGGCCGCCAGGGTCGCGGCGCTCGGCCAGGTCCGGATCGGTCTGGCGCTGGAGGTCGCGGGCCTGGCCGGACTCGGGCTGATCGCGGCCACGGACAGCCCCTGGTGGACCGTGGCGCTGGTCCTCTTCCTGTACGGGATCGGCGTCGGGTTCGCGACGGCCCAGGTCACCAATGTCGTACTCGCCGACGTTCCGCACCACAGCGCCGGCCAGGGCTCCGGGATCCAGAGTTCCTTCCGCCAGCTCGGCTCGGCCCTGGGCATCGCGGTGCTGACCACGGTGTTCCTCTCCGCGCTGAGCTCCAGGCTGCATGACCGGCTGGCCACGGCCGGGCTGCCCCCGGCCCAGGCCGACCGGCTCACCGCGGCGGTCACGGACAGCGCCGGCGCCGCCATCGGCCCGCTGTCGGCGCATCCGCAGACGGCCGCCGTCGCCGACGCGGCACGCTCCGCGATGACGGAGGGCCTCGCGCTGGGCAGTTACCTCGCGGCGGGCTTCGTGGTGCTCGGTCTTGTGGCCACCGCCCTCATCCCCGCCGCTCGGGGCACTCGGGCCACCGCGAAGGCCGGCGAGTCCGACGCGGCCGCGGCGCCGGCCGCAGTCACCGGCACCGGAACCGGCACCGGCACCGGCACCGGCACCGGCATCGGCCCGCACCCGGAGAAGGAGAGCGCACCGGCACGGCCGTGA
- a CDS encoding MarR family winged helix-turn-helix transcriptional regulator, with translation MEEPQLDGVAVRREQLMDGLRAYGECYNRVSRRFAVWLGLHSTDADALLEIVAAEERGAPLSPARLSERILLSSGATTALLNRLEGAGHIVRSREHTDRRIVTLRTRPHILERATEFFDPLAERLDGVLAQYAPEQLEEFRTFLARMSGAMDDHLAEL, from the coding sequence ATGGAGGAACCGCAGCTCGACGGGGTCGCGGTGCGGCGCGAGCAGTTGATGGACGGGCTCAGGGCCTACGGTGAGTGCTACAACCGGGTCAGCCGCCGCTTCGCCGTCTGGCTGGGCCTGCACTCCACCGACGCGGACGCCCTGCTGGAGATCGTCGCCGCCGAGGAGCGGGGCGCCCCGCTGTCACCCGCGCGCCTCAGTGAACGCATCCTGCTGTCCTCCGGCGCCACCACCGCGCTCCTCAACCGCCTCGAAGGGGCCGGGCACATCGTCCGCAGCCGGGAGCACACCGACCGGCGGATCGTCACCCTGCGCACCCGGCCGCACATCCTGGAGCGCGCCACCGAGTTCTTCGACCCGCTCGCCGAGCGGCTGGACGGGGTGCTGGCCCAGTACGCGCCGGAGCAGCTGGAGGAGTTCAGAACCTTCCTGGCGCGGATGTCCGGCGCGATGGACGATCACCTGGCCGAGCTGTAG
- a CDS encoding PIG-L deacetylase family protein, with protein MSLPHTPSWRTVILSPHFDDAALSLAGLLPGLPGPTAVVTVHGGAPAPGVPASDWDDLGGFTTGAQAHEVRRAEDARSCALLGVEQVTIDHPDGPYLDGDDGLGPTALDDLLRSLAPGTRVLAPLGTNQRDHRAVRLRATRVLAEAGAPAPWVYADLPYTGHLPEWDTEQACEALAGSEAYGLAYQELLRDHSVTLRHELRLTDEQWAAKREAVLCHASQLAALVPGHGSFLVRNGPLRTERIWSLEPRDPAGRAE; from the coding sequence ATGTCCCTGCCGCACACGCCCTCCTGGCGCACCGTCATCCTCTCGCCGCACTTCGACGACGCCGCGCTCTCCCTGGCCGGACTGCTGCCCGGACTGCCGGGCCCCACCGCCGTGGTCACCGTCCACGGCGGAGCTCCGGCCCCCGGCGTCCCGGCCTCCGACTGGGACGACCTCGGCGGTTTCACCACCGGCGCGCAGGCCCATGAGGTCCGCCGGGCCGAGGACGCGCGGTCCTGCGCGCTGCTCGGCGTCGAGCAGGTGACCATCGACCATCCCGACGGCCCGTACCTCGACGGCGACGACGGGCTCGGGCCGACCGCTCTGGACGACCTCCTGAGGAGCCTCGCCCCCGGCACCCGGGTCCTCGCCCCGCTCGGCACCAATCAGCGCGACCACCGGGCCGTACGGCTGCGCGCCACGCGGGTCCTGGCCGAGGCGGGCGCCCCCGCCCCCTGGGTGTACGCCGACCTGCCGTACACCGGGCATCTGCCCGAGTGGGACACCGAGCAGGCGTGCGAGGCGCTGGCCGGGAGCGAGGCGTACGGCCTCGCGTACCAGGAGCTCCTGCGCGACCACAGTGTCACCCTCCGCCACGAGCTGCGGCTGACGGACGAACAGTGGGCGGCGAAGCGCGAGGCGGTCCTGTGCCACGCCTCGCAGCTCGCCGCACTCGTCCCAGGCCACGGCAGCTTCCTCGTCCGCAACGGGCCGCTGCGCACCGAACGGATCTGGAGTCTGGAACCCCGCGATCCGGCCGGCCGGGCGGAGTAG
- the pssA gene encoding CDP-diacylglycerol--serine O-phosphatidyltransferase: MPQAAEENDSDGTEDMPLSMRLSIADTLTLGNATCGFMAVYFTTTGILIPHLTGSDESGMARHSAATAVILMLMAAVFDLFDGLVARKLRSSPMGAELDNLSDLISFGLAPAYFVLVYGMVADDAHQRVSALAAIVVLLAVVLRLARFSCVTMKDGMFQGMPSPFGALTVVSIVLLELPFVPTLLAIVGVAWLMVSRVEYPKPRGILAVAMLSWIVAAMGLLAAWAFDAPGGQLLLQTGCALQVVLGAVIPLFATARRVNTFRDNRREARAAQLP, translated from the coding sequence GTGCCGCAGGCCGCCGAGGAGAACGACTCCGACGGCACGGAGGACATGCCGCTCTCCATGCGGCTGTCGATAGCGGACACCCTCACTCTCGGTAACGCCACGTGTGGATTCATGGCGGTGTACTTCACCACCACGGGCATCCTCATCCCGCACCTCACGGGCAGCGACGAGTCGGGGATGGCCCGTCACTCGGCGGCGACCGCGGTGATCCTCATGCTCATGGCCGCGGTCTTCGATCTCTTCGACGGGCTCGTGGCACGCAAGCTGCGCTCCTCCCCGATGGGCGCCGAGCTGGACAACCTGTCGGACCTGATCAGCTTCGGGCTCGCCCCGGCCTACTTCGTGCTCGTGTACGGGATGGTCGCGGACGACGCCCACCAGCGGGTATCGGCACTGGCGGCGATCGTGGTGCTGCTGGCGGTCGTGCTCAGACTGGCCAGATTCTCCTGTGTGACCATGAAGGACGGCATGTTCCAGGGCATGCCGAGCCCCTTCGGAGCGCTGACGGTCGTCTCGATCGTGCTCCTGGAGCTGCCCTTCGTGCCGACGCTGCTCGCGATCGTCGGTGTGGCGTGGCTGATGGTGAGCCGGGTCGAGTACCCCAAGCCGCGGGGCATTCTCGCGGTGGCGATGCTCAGCTGGATCGTGGCCGCGATGGGGCTGCTCGCCGCATGGGCCTTCGACGCGCCCGGCGGTCAGCTGCTCCTCCAGACCGGCTGCGCACTCCAGGTCGTGCTGGGCGCGGTGATCCCGCTCTTCGCGACGGCCCGCCGTGTGAACACGTTCCGCGACAACCGGCGCGAGGCACGGGCGGCGCAGCTGCCGTAG
- a CDS encoding phosphatidylserine decarboxylase, producing the protein MPDSHTSAPRGGVRIARGASPWLLPTVATAALSLSRARKSGRWAAVAVPTTALAAGMLWFFRDPEREITEGRVISPADGVVQSIMPWKDGRTRVAIFMSPLNVHVNRAPLAGTVTSVEHIPGGFVPAFNKESENNERVVWHFDTELGDIEMVQIAGAVARRIVPYLPQGTKVEQGERIGLIRFGSRVDIYLPEGVDVAVEVGQATTAGVTRIDRD; encoded by the coding sequence ATGCCCGACAGCCATACCTCCGCACCACGCGGTGGGGTCCGCATCGCACGCGGAGCATCGCCGTGGCTCCTGCCGACCGTCGCCACCGCCGCACTCAGCCTCTCCCGGGCACGCAAGTCCGGGCGCTGGGCCGCCGTGGCCGTGCCCACCACCGCGCTCGCGGCGGGCATGCTCTGGTTCTTCCGTGACCCCGAGCGCGAGATCACCGAGGGCCGGGTCATCTCCCCGGCCGACGGTGTGGTGCAGAGCATCATGCCGTGGAAGGACGGGCGCACCCGCGTCGCGATCTTCATGAGCCCGCTGAATGTCCACGTCAACCGGGCGCCGCTGGCCGGCACGGTGACGTCGGTCGAGCACATCCCCGGCGGGTTCGTTCCGGCGTTCAACAAGGAGAGCGAGAACAACGAGCGCGTTGTCTGGCACTTCGACACCGAGCTCGGCGACATCGAGATGGTGCAGATCGCGGGAGCGGTCGCCCGTCGCATCGTGCCGTACCTCCCGCAGGGTACGAAGGTGGAGCAGGGTGAGCGCATCGGCCTGATCCGCTTCGGCTCGCGTGTCGACATCTACCTTCCGGAAGGTGTCGATGTCGCGGTCGAGGTAGGCCAGGCCACCACCGCGGGGGTGACTCGAATTGACCGTGATTGA
- a CDS encoding acyl-CoA dehydrogenase family protein — MTRLAQTAGLNDVQREILSTVRDFVDKEIIPVATRLEHRDEYPTEIVEGLKELGLFGLMIPEEYGGLGESLLTYALCVEEIARGWMSVSGIINTHFIVAYMLKQHGTQEQKDTFLPRMALGEVRGAFSMSEPALGSDVSAITSKGVRDGDEYVLNGQKMWLTNGGTSNLVAVLCRSDEGHPEGTAPHKSMTTFLVEKEAGFGEVRPGLTIPGKIDKMGYKGVDTTELIMDGLRIPANRVLGGTTGRGFYQMMDGVEVGRVNVAARGCGVAQRAFELGVSYAQQRQTFGKPIAQHQAIQFKLAEMATKVEAAHAMMVNAARKKDSGERNDLEAGMAKYLASEYCKEVVEDAFRIHGGYGFSKEYEIERLYREAPMLLIGEGTAEIQKMIIGRRLLEEYRLQG, encoded by the coding sequence ATGACGCGACTCGCCCAGACCGCCGGCCTGAATGACGTCCAGCGGGAAATCCTCTCCACGGTCCGGGATTTCGTCGACAAGGAGATCATTCCGGTCGCGACCCGGCTGGAGCACCGCGACGAATACCCCACCGAGATCGTCGAGGGACTCAAGGAACTCGGTCTTTTCGGGCTGATGATTCCCGAGGAGTACGGGGGTCTGGGTGAGTCGCTTCTCACCTACGCGCTGTGCGTGGAGGAAATCGCCCGCGGCTGGATGAGCGTGTCGGGGATCATCAACACGCACTTCATCGTGGCGTACATGCTCAAGCAGCACGGCACACAGGAACAGAAGGACACGTTCCTGCCGCGGATGGCTCTGGGAGAGGTGCGCGGCGCGTTCTCGATGTCGGAGCCGGCGCTCGGCTCCGATGTCTCCGCCATCACCTCCAAGGGCGTCAGGGACGGCGACGAGTACGTCCTGAACGGCCAGAAGATGTGGCTGACGAACGGCGGCACGTCGAATCTGGTGGCCGTGCTGTGCCGGAGTGACGAAGGCCACCCCGAGGGCACCGCTCCGCACAAGTCGATGACGACCTTCCTGGTGGAGAAGGAGGCCGGCTTCGGCGAGGTCCGGCCCGGCCTCACCATCCCCGGGAAGATCGACAAGATGGGCTACAAGGGCGTCGACACGACCGAACTCATCATGGACGGGCTACGCATTCCGGCCAATCGCGTACTGGGGGGCACCACCGGTCGCGGGTTTTACCAAATGATGGACGGTGTCGAGGTCGGCCGGGTAAATGTGGCGGCGCGTGGTTGCGGTGTCGCGCAGCGTGCATTCGAGCTGGGCGTTTCGTACGCGCAGCAGCGCCAGACCTTCGGAAAGCCCATCGCCCAGCACCAGGCCATCCAGTTCAAATTGGCCGAAATGGCCACCAAGGTCGAGGCCGCCCATGCAATGATGGTAAACGCGGCCCGCAAAAAGGACTCCGGGGAACGAAACGACCTGGAGGCAGGGATGGCGAAGTACCTCGCCTCCGAGTACTGCAAGGAAGTCGTCGAGGACGCCTTCCGCATCCACGGCGGCTACGGCTTCTCCAAGGAGTACGAGATCGAGCGCCTCTACCGTGAGGCACCGATGCTGCTGATCGGCGAAGGTACCGCCGAAATCCAGAAAATGATCATTGGTCGCCGCCTCCTGGAGGAGTACCGACTTCAGGGCTGA
- a CDS encoding MaoC family dehydratase, producing the protein MQFGRTYEEFEVGAVYKHWPGKTVTEYDDHLFCLLTMNHHPLHMDSNYAETTTDFGKNVVVGNYIYSLLLGMSVPDVSGKAIANLEVESLKHIAPTFHGDTLYGETTVLDKTPSRSRNDRGIVYVETRGYKQDGTVVCVFRRKVMVPTETYTKERGGEQPGRPTPSN; encoded by the coding sequence ATGCAGTTCGGACGCACATACGAGGAATTCGAAGTCGGTGCCGTCTACAAGCACTGGCCCGGAAAGACCGTCACGGAATACGACGACCACCTCTTCTGCCTGCTGACCATGAATCACCACCCGCTGCACATGGACAGCAACTACGCGGAGACGACGACCGATTTCGGGAAGAACGTCGTCGTCGGCAACTACATCTATTCACTGCTGCTCGGCATGTCGGTGCCGGACGTCTCCGGGAAGGCCATCGCCAACCTGGAGGTCGAATCGCTCAAGCACATCGCGCCGACCTTCCACGGCGACACCCTCTACGGCGAGACCACCGTCCTGGACAAGACCCCGTCGAGGTCCAGGAACGACCGCGGAATCGTGTACGTGGAGACCAGGGGCTACAAGCAGGACGGCACCGTGGTCTGTGTGTTCCGCCGCAAGGTGATGGTCCCCACCGAGACGTACACCAAGGAGCGCGGCGGCGAACAGCCCGGCCGCCCGACGCCTTCCAACTGA
- a CDS encoding CoA ester lyase, whose translation MTTPTTPVNRLRPRRSCLAVPGSNPRFLEKAQGLPADQVFLDLEDACAPLAKEGARHHIVDALNKGDWTGRTRVVRVNDWTTHWTYRDVITVVEGAGPNLDCIMLPKVQDAQQVVALDLLLTQIEKTMGFETGRIGIEAQIENAKGLVNIDDIAAASPRLETLIFGPADFMASINMKTLVVGQQPPGYGADAYHYILMRILMAARTHDLQAIDGPFLQIRDVDAYREVAGRAAALGFDGKWVLHPGQVDAANEVFSPSQEDYDRAELILDAYDWYTSEEGGKKGSAMLGDEMIDEASRKMALVVAGKGRAAGMQRTSTFDVPEA comes from the coding sequence ATGACCACGCCCACGACGCCGGTGAACCGGCTGCGCCCGCGCCGTTCCTGTCTCGCCGTGCCCGGCTCGAACCCGCGCTTCCTGGAGAAGGCCCAGGGCCTCCCGGCCGACCAGGTCTTCCTGGACCTGGAGGACGCCTGCGCACCGCTCGCCAAGGAGGGCGCCCGCCACCACATCGTCGATGCGCTCAACAAGGGTGACTGGACGGGCAGGACCCGGGTCGTGCGGGTCAACGACTGGACGACGCACTGGACCTACCGGGACGTCATCACGGTCGTCGAGGGCGCCGGGCCGAACCTCGACTGCATCATGCTGCCGAAGGTCCAGGACGCCCAGCAGGTCGTCGCCCTGGACCTGCTGCTGACCCAGATCGAGAAGACGATGGGCTTCGAGACCGGCAGGATCGGCATCGAGGCGCAGATCGAGAACGCCAAGGGCCTGGTGAACATCGACGACATCGCCGCCGCCTCGCCCCGCCTGGAGACCCTGATCTTCGGCCCGGCCGACTTCATGGCGTCGATCAACATGAAGACCCTGGTGGTGGGCCAGCAGCCGCCGGGCTACGGCGCGGACGCCTACCACTACATCCTGATGCGCATCCTGATGGCGGCCCGCACCCACGATCTCCAGGCGATCGACGGGCCGTTCCTCCAGATCCGCGACGTGGACGCCTACCGCGAGGTCGCGGGCCGTGCCGCCGCCCTCGGCTTCGACGGCAAGTGGGTACTGCACCCCGGCCAGGTCGACGCGGCCAACGAGGTGTTCTCGCCCTCCCAGGAGGACTACGACCGCGCCGAGCTGATCCTGGACGCCTACGACTGGTACACCTCCGAGGAGGGCGGCAAGAAGGGCTCGGCGATGCTCGGCGACGAGATGATCGACGAGGCCAGCCGCAAGATGGCCCTGGTCGTCGCGGGCAAGGGCCGTGCGGCCGGAATGCAGCGCACCTCCACGTTCGACGTTCCGGAGGCCTGA